Proteins encoded in a region of the Pieris rapae chromosome 12, ilPieRapa1.1, whole genome shotgun sequence genome:
- the LOC111001340 gene encoding uncharacterized protein LOC111001340 — protein MKLKKLKSDSEEPVPLPAPEIIEADLYKRSYFGPDVPTLELECWEEELSEVQLQAYRHADEEYKKIQNTLDEIVKDTGGKIVYNGDQFTAYQLLGKQPVLKDLERQSAEIIRSRSRSISISKESKSGKRTRGKRDHSRDKTASPEPRPSKKKKKDKEKKKDDKESKEITKTKDKTLAPSNVHSVVTNVRPSEATAVGGLLTGSAAKTTAIVDLTKDDGNKNVADSREVSFNKLQGKTFPSLVVVARPYLRSKDAPASDRAALDTKVKSVLVHTPMKFTEWLIQQGLVRSEQWCAIHRGNKLKLGMYSDSTKFPYSGGYVWISECCPTRFVSVFSSSLFEGATFPPSVLLKLIYHWACQTNVQNVVQWVKVDNLYVKGLFTWLRGVCTAATHRHLPPLGAAGRPVEVGVISLGTTSHDGTQRQVKVEVLGVLDPADKLIRLRAVEPLAEHEKNYKKRFQKILEPLAEWVHPGAAILTDLTVDKSTLHGMGFKNVHQSSSHGDAGKHSNANIMEYLRRIVPRMFQNTLSLLSRQIIQQFLDELVWRERFGSTPGQAFDNIVTHLAEQTKLDSKDSITVRLNKIAANPFKNWKYPAKKRDREAEEVAEPETGRGRRGRRKREPSPLPVAPTRKRKKEKTLYVDDDDDEEVPLAQRRNKIKQEKNKEVESGGPGRGRRKRAKSYLDVDEDDNELDIPLKNIKKELKADETVSLERYYFGQTQAAAADRVAIAVQCPECDERFHESGELQRHLFDHAVDGEGATCAYCLTRMPADELAEHLRRRHPVDTKSPELFTYACLICEVRFAAVLTLAAHMQKTHAPRELPYACPACPYRASAHRAVVDHARAAHGRSAALLCPLCLEAVPVYADGCDLRANVALFLAHLRRHRATLEVRCNRCVLRFVHLGRLKEHQIRDHKSREDALPLCTEEHLINRPKTKARPPVKDSTSHSIGDTFERLTLVLPTGRLCRECDAPLEAERHFLGVTSCSKCPYATSCYRAMLRHSGFCAGPHSLEDAPRPAPRALHCVCGYSTSVGTDALTHLLVTRHSTVYASEEEARANVASDDRDDRKDSPAEAREEPTEAAKEDAAAECRLSPLAEFAPASVINTQLSLDDLAPPSLLQQDQERELPRYEGPLATPRHEDQHYTLGDFEPLPQEPPPQTDFEQL, from the exons gcAGCCTGTTTTGAAGGACTTGGAACGTCAAAGTGCTGAAATTATACGATCAAGATCTCGGTCCATATCAATATCTAAAGAGTCAAAGTCCGGAAAGAGAA CACGAGGCAAGCGCGATCATTCACGGGACAAGACCGCAAGCCCGGAACCTCGACCCagcaagaagaagaagaaagacaAGGAGAAAAAGAAGGACGATAAAGAAAGCAAGGAGATCACTAAAACTAAGGATAAGACATTGGCTCCATCGA ACGTGCACAGCGTAGTGACGAACGTGCGGCCCTCGGAGGCTACCGCGGTGGGCGGTCTGCTCACCGGCAGCGCGGCCAAGACCACTGCCATAGTCGACTTGACTAAAGACGACGGAAACAAGAACGTGGCCGACTCCAGAGAAGTTTCCTTCAATAAACTACAAG GGAAGACTTTCCCGTCGCTGGTGGTCGTGGCGAGGCCTTACCTGCGCTCCAAAGATGCGCCGGCCTCGGACCGTGCGGCGCTCGACACCAAGGTCAAATCCGTGCTGGTGCACACGCCCATGAAGTTTACCGAGTGGCTCATCCAGCAGGGTCTGGTGCGCTCCGAGCAGTGGTGCGCCATACACCGTGGAAACAAGCTCAAGCTGG GCATGTACTCGGACTCGACCAAGTTCCCGTACTCTGGTGGGTACGTCTGGATATCGGAGTGTTGCCCGACGCGGTTCGTCTCGGTGTTCTCCAGCTCCCTGTTCGAGGGCGCCACGTTTCCGCCGAGCGTGCTGCTAAAGCTCATCTACCACTGGGCGTGTCAGACCAACGTGCAGAACGTGGTCCAGTGGGTGAAGGTGGACAACTTGTACGTGAAGGGGCTGTTCACGTGGCTGCGCGGCGTGTGTACGGCTGCCACGCACCGGCACCTGCCTCCGCTCGGCGCCGCCGGCCGCCCCGTCGAGGTGGGCGTCATCTCCCTCGGCACCACGTCGCACGACGGCACGCAGCGCCAGGTCAAGGTGGAGGTGCTGGGCGTGTTGGATCCCGCCGACAAGCTG ATTCGGCTACGTGCCGTGGAGCCGCTGGCCGAGCACGAGAAGAACTACAAGAAACGCTTCCAGAAGATCTTGGAGCCTCTCGCCGAGTGGGTGCATCCGGGGGCAGCGATCCTCACGGATCTGACGGTCGACAAGAGCACACTGCACGGCATGGGCTTCAAGAACGTCCACCAATCGTCGTCGCACGGCGACGCGGGCAAACACTCCAACGCTAACATCATGGAGTATCTGCGCCGGATCGTGCCGCGCATGTTCCAGAACACGCTGTCGCTGCTCTCGCGCCAGATCATCCAGCAGTTTCTCGACGAGCTGGTGTGGCGCGAGCGCTTCGGCTCCACGCCGGGACAGGCCTTCGACAACATCGTGACTCATCTCGCCGAGCAGACCAAGCTCGACTCCAAGGATTCGATCACCGTGCGTCTGAACAAGATAGCCGCCAACCCCTTTAAAAATTGGAAATACCCGGCCAAG AAAAGGGATCGCGAAGCAGAGGAGGTCGCGGAGCCGGAGACTGGCCGAGGTAGAAGAGGACGCCGCAAGAGGGAGCCTTCGCCGCTACCCGTCGCGCCCACTCGCAAGAGGAAGAAGGAGAAGACGCTCTACGTCGACGACGACGATGACGAAGAG GTGCCGCTGGCGCAGCGCCGGAACAAAATAAAGCAGGAAAAGAACAAGGAGGTGGAGAGCGGCGGGCCCGGCCGAGGCCGACGCAAACGGGCCAAGTCCTACCTCGACGTAGACGAGGACGACAACGAGCTCGACATCCCGCTGAAGAATATCAAGAAGGAACTCAAGGCCGACGAGACCGTTTCGCTCGAGCGCTACTACTTCGGCCAGACGCAAGCCGCCGCCGCCGACCGCGTCGCCATCGCCGTGCAG TGCCCCGAGTGCGACGAGCGCTTCCACGAGAGCGGGGAGCTGCAGCGGCACCTGTTCGATCACGCGGTGGACGGTGAGGGCGCGACGTGCGCCTACTGCCTGACCCGGATGCCCGCGGACGAGCTAGCCGAGCACCTACGGCGGCGCCACCCCGTCGACACCAAGTCGCCCGAGCTGTTCACGTACGCCTGCCTCATCTGCGAGGTGCGCTTCGCGGCCGTGCTCACGCTGGCGGCGCACATGCAGAAGACGCACGCGCCTCGCGAGCTGCCCTACGCTTGCCCCGCGTGCCCCTACCGCGCCTCCGCCCACCGCGCCGTGGTGGATCACGCCCGCGCGGCCCACGGCCGCTCCGCCGCGCTCCTCTGCCCGCTGTGCCTCGAAGCCGTGCCCGTGTACGCGGACGGCTGCGACCTGCGCGCCAACGTGGCGCTGTTCCTGGCCCACCTTCGCCGCCACCGAGCGACGCTCGAGGTGCGCTGCAACCGCTGCGTGCTCCGCTTCGTACATCTCG GTCGACTAAAGGAGCACCAGATACGCGATCACAAATCCCGGGAAGACGCGCTGCCGCTGTGCACCGAGGAGCACCTGATCAACCGACCCAAG ACGAAGGCCCGGCCTCCGGTGAAGGACTCGACGAGCCATTCGATCGGCGACACGTTCGAGCGGCTGACGCTGGTGCTGCCGACGGGCCGCCTGTGCCGCGAGTGCGACGCGCCGCTGGAGGCCGAACGGCACTTCTTGGGCGTGACGTCGTGCAGCAAGTGTCCGTACGCGACGTCCTGCTACCGCGCCATGCTGCGCCACAGCGGTTTCTGCGCCGGGCCGCACTCGCTCGAGGACGCGCCCAGGCCCGCGCCGCGTGCGCTGCACTGCGTCTGCGGCTATTCCACCTCCGTCGGCACCGACGCGCTCACGCATCTGCTCGTCACGCGCCACTCCACGGTCTACGCCTCGGAGGAGGAGGCGCGCGCCAACGTCGCGTCGGACGACCGCGACGACCGCAAGGATTCCCCC GCCGAGGCCCGAGAGGAGCCGACCGAGGCGGCGAAGGAGGACGCGGCCGCCGAGTGCCGCCTGTCTCCGCTCGCCGAGTTCGCGCCGGCGTCCGTCATCAACACGCAGCTGTCGCTGGACGACCTCGCCCCGCCCTCGCTCCTGCAGCAGGACCAG GAGCGAGAGCTGCCCCGCTACGAGGGTCCGCTGGCCACGCCGCGCCACGAAGACCAGCACTACACGCTCGGGGACTTCGAGCCGCTGCCCCAGGAACCTCCGCCGCAGACGGACTTCGAACAGCTCTAG